In a single window of the Bacteroidia bacterium genome:
- a CDS encoding gliding motility-associated C-terminal domain-containing protein produces the protein MKKALVRILTLLLPCLFTSPANATHVVGGQIEYTWLSGMDYEFQVTFYRDCNPGNASMPLSTTLCFFDKVTNIQYSTLTLNIVNDDTLSLGDACYTPTGLCVERGVFKGTITMTANPNGYYIIYSLCCRNNIITNISNPGSVGMTWYAEMPDPALQNSSPKFGSYPNAYLCNSVNNLQDLSANDVNGDVLTYSIVDPWDDNGCVAAPYPVVPYAPGYSLANLLGGTSTLSINPTTGMLSAYPVNAGVFVISIRVEEYRNNVKIGEIRRDMQYSVLNCTTGSTPVLSLNQPNIVDTIIGGKNHCFQVKLNAINVSGADLLTLIGASPELASPSENLPTVTFVYDTTRTPDSIIANVCVNAPCHSIRTNPYYVTYYGIDSSCAGIDTAMILYTFYVVPPGDLENPPNIITPNGDALNDFFSLTKENDLCFDHFNIDIYNRWGNHIYESEDYAFRWDGKTKTGNNVSNGVYYYIINAGFMENTYQFTGFVHVNQ, from the coding sequence ATGAAAAAAGCATTGGTTCGCATACTCACACTCCTCTTACCCTGCCTGTTCACTTCGCCAGCAAACGCCACCCACGTTGTTGGCGGCCAGATTGAATATACCTGGCTTTCTGGTATGGACTATGAATTCCAGGTGACTTTCTACCGCGACTGTAATCCCGGAAATGCGTCTATGCCGCTCAGCACCACGCTTTGTTTTTTCGACAAGGTTACCAATATCCAGTATTCTACCCTCACCCTGAATATTGTGAATGATGATACCCTTTCACTCGGCGATGCCTGCTATACTCCTACTGGTCTTTGTGTTGAAAGAGGCGTGTTCAAGGGAACGATTACTATGACGGCCAATCCTAACGGCTATTATATCATTTACTCTCTTTGTTGCAGAAATAACATCATCACCAATATTTCAAATCCCGGCTCCGTGGGGATGACATGGTATGCCGAAATGCCTGATCCGGCACTGCAGAACAGTTCGCCGAAATTCGGCTCCTACCCGAATGCCTATCTGTGCAACAGCGTGAACAACCTTCAGGATTTGTCAGCCAACGATGTCAATGGTGATGTGCTTACCTACTCCATCGTTGATCCATGGGACGATAACGGCTGCGTTGCAGCACCTTATCCGGTAGTGCCATATGCCCCCGGTTATTCTCTCGCTAATCTCCTTGGAGGCACCAGTACGCTTTCCATCAATCCCACCACCGGCATGCTCAGCGCATACCCTGTGAACGCAGGTGTTTTTGTTATCTCAATACGCGTGGAAGAATACCGGAACAACGTGAAGATCGGGGAAATCAGACGCGATATGCAGTACTCGGTACTCAACTGCACCACCGGCAGTACTCCTGTACTTTCCCTCAACCAGCCAAACATAGTGGATACCATTATTGGCGGAAAAAATCATTGCTTCCAGGTTAAGCTGAACGCAATCAACGTATCTGGAGCAGATCTTCTCACACTCATCGGTGCTTCTCCTGAACTGGCATCTCCTTCCGAAAATCTTCCCACCGTTACCTTCGTTTACGATACCACCCGTACGCCCGATTCCATTATCGCCAATGTGTGTGTTAATGCTCCCTGCCACTCCATTCGCACGAACCCCTATTATGTAACATACTATGGAATTGATTCCTCCTGTGCCGGTATAGACACCGCGATGATATTGTATACCTTCTATGTCGTTCCGCCCGGGGATCTCGAAAATCCTCCCAATATTATTACTCCCAACGGTGATGCACTAAACGACTTTTTCTCACTCACAAAGGAAAACGATTTGTGCTTCGATCATTTCAATATTGATATTTATAACCGCTGGGGTAATCATATTTACGAATCAGAAGACTATGCCTTCCGGTGGGACGGAAAGACTAAGACGGGGAATAATGTCTCCAATGGCGTTTATTATTATATCATCAATGCCGGCTTCATGGAGAATACATACCAATTCACTGGGTTTGTCCATGTAAATCAATAA
- a CDS encoding HAMP domain-containing histidine kinase has product MSSRTLFIFYILVGYILIQLGWWAWLLTDLNQEIYLLKNEVNLLTAGSPSETMKQGNELLTRLHSKQRMILGEGLVFLTFLAAGIVITRRSILKERKLAEQQRNFLLSVTHELRTPIASLKLQLETIQKRELDQHKKKELLQSCLHDTDRLNALVENILTATAIDQKEFCLQRREADLSAYLNELVEKSLRALAPSQSVTIRVESGIRFSFDEMAIASIVNNLLENAVKYSPPEGIIVITLKTINGEPELSVSDQGPGIPDPEKERIFERFYRGGNENTRKARGTGLGLFIVKFLVMQHNGSIRLMDNSPAGCIFTVRFRK; this is encoded by the coding sequence GTGTCCTCCCGTACCCTTTTTATTTTCTACATCCTTGTTGGCTACATACTGATTCAGTTGGGCTGGTGGGCCTGGTTACTAACCGACCTGAACCAGGAAATTTACCTTCTGAAGAATGAGGTTAACCTGCTCACTGCAGGATCTCCATCTGAAACCATGAAGCAGGGAAATGAACTGCTGACCCGCCTCCATTCAAAACAACGTATGATCCTTGGGGAAGGACTGGTATTTCTGACTTTTCTTGCGGCAGGGATTGTGATTACCCGAAGGAGTATTCTTAAAGAAAGAAAACTTGCGGAACAACAGCGAAATTTCCTGCTCTCGGTAACTCATGAACTGCGTACCCCTATTGCATCCCTTAAACTGCAACTGGAAACCATTCAAAAAAGGGAATTGGATCAGCACAAGAAAAAAGAACTGCTGCAATCCTGTTTACATGATACAGACCGGCTGAATGCCCTGGTTGAGAATATTCTAACAGCCACGGCCATTGACCAGAAGGAATTCTGCCTTCAAAGAAGGGAAGCTGATCTCTCTGCCTACCTGAACGAATTAGTGGAAAAATCACTCCGTGCTCTTGCACCGTCTCAGTCGGTAACTATCCGGGTCGAGTCCGGGATCCGGTTCTCCTTTGACGAAATGGCCATTGCGTCTATTGTGAATAACCTGCTGGAAAACGCAGTAAAATATTCTCCCCCTGAAGGGATCATCGTGATCACACTTAAAACTATTAACGGGGAGCCTGAACTGAGTGTCAGTGATCAGGGCCCCGGAATACCTGACCCGGAAAAAGAGCGGATATTCGAGCGCTTCTACCGCGGCGGCAATGAAAATACGCGTAAGGCACGGGGAACAGGCCTGGGTTTGTTCATTGTAAAGTTTCTGGTAATGCAGCATAACGGCAGTATACGCCTGATGGATAATTCACCGGCAGGCTGTATCTTTACTGTACGTTTCAGAAAATGA
- a CDS encoding 2,3-bisphosphoglycerate-independent phosphoglycerate mutase, producing the protein MKKATLIVLDGWGKGDGSRSDAIAHSNVPFFRHLMKSYPSSTLLTYGEHVGLPDGQMGNSEVGHMNIGAGRVVYQELARIDKDIRDKHFFKNPLLLSAFRHAIEKKKNIHLLGLVSDGGVHSHIHHLKALCDLGKELAVNQLYIHAFTDGRDTDPRSGLGFISDLENHLKKSVGTIASVCGRYYAMDRDKRWERVKAAYDLLTAGKGDLFNSASEGIQASYAHEVTDEFIRPIKINGTPSIMEGDVVICFNFRTDRCREITTVLTQKDMPEHGMRTLPLHYTTFTRYDESFRNIHVVYEKENLSLPLGEVLANKGKTQLRIAETEKYPHVTFFFNGGREEPFPGEKRIMIPSPKVATYDLQPEMSAKEVTDAVLNVMSEGKTDFICLNFANPDMIGHTGVYSAVQKALETVDTCLQKVVTAGMQAGYSFIVLADHGNADYMINADGTPNTAHSMNPVPCILIDERYQSIQNGKLGDIAPTLLTMMGIPVPAEMTGNVLLGR; encoded by the coding sequence ATGAAAAAAGCAACCCTTATAGTGCTTGACGGCTGGGGGAAAGGAGATGGTTCCCGCTCGGATGCAATAGCACATTCCAACGTTCCTTTTTTCCGGCATCTGATGAAATCATACCCCTCGTCTACATTGCTTACCTACGGTGAACACGTGGGACTACCGGACGGACAAATGGGTAATTCAGAGGTGGGTCATATGAATATCGGAGCTGGCAGAGTGGTTTATCAGGAACTGGCTAGGATTGATAAAGACATTCGCGACAAACACTTTTTTAAAAACCCTTTGCTTCTTTCCGCCTTCCGTCATGCTATAGAAAAAAAGAAAAACATACATCTGTTAGGACTTGTAAGTGACGGCGGAGTGCATTCACATATTCATCACCTGAAAGCCCTTTGTGACCTTGGAAAAGAACTCGCTGTTAATCAACTCTATATTCACGCGTTTACCGACGGCAGAGATACGGATCCAAGAAGCGGTCTGGGCTTTATCTCTGACCTTGAAAATCACCTGAAAAAATCTGTTGGCACCATTGCTTCTGTTTGCGGAAGATATTACGCGATGGACCGTGATAAAAGATGGGAGCGGGTAAAAGCTGCTTACGACCTCCTTACTGCCGGCAAGGGTGATCTGTTCAACTCAGCTTCTGAAGGCATACAGGCTTCGTACGCTCATGAAGTAACGGATGAGTTTATCCGGCCAATTAAGATCAACGGAACGCCCTCCATTATGGAAGGTGATGTGGTCATTTGTTTTAATTTCCGCACCGACCGTTGCCGTGAAATTACCACCGTACTCACACAGAAGGATATGCCGGAGCATGGTATGAGGACCCTACCGCTTCACTACACCACGTTTACCCGTTACGACGAATCGTTCCGCAACATTCATGTTGTATATGAGAAGGAGAATCTAAGTCTTCCCCTGGGTGAGGTGCTTGCCAACAAGGGAAAAACCCAGCTTCGCATTGCGGAAACAGAAAAATATCCTCACGTTACGTTCTTCTTCAACGGAGGAAGGGAAGAACCCTTTCCCGGTGAGAAACGGATCATGATTCCTTCACCGAAAGTAGCTACCTATGATCTGCAGCCCGAAATGTCGGCAAAGGAAGTTACGGATGCTGTTCTGAATGTGATGAGTGAAGGTAAAACAGATTTCATTTGTTTAAATTTTGCCAACCCGGATATGATCGGACACACCGGTGTATATTCTGCTGTACAAAAAGCACTTGAAACGGTGGATACCTGTCTTCAAAAAGTAGTGACTGCCGGAATGCAGGCTGGCTATTCCTTCATCGTACTCGCTGATCACGGGAACGCCGATTATATGATCAATGCTGACGGCACACCCAATACAGCGCATTCCATGAATCCGGTACCTTGCATATTAATTGATGAACGCTACCAGTCTATTCAAAACGGGAAATTAGGAGATATCGCCCCTACCCTTCTTACGATGATGGGAATTCCTGTTCCGGCGGAGATGACCGGAAATGTTTTACTTGGTCGTTGA